The following are encoded together in the Diachasmimorpha longicaudata isolate KC_UGA_2023 chromosome 3, iyDiaLong2, whole genome shotgun sequence genome:
- the LOC135160501 gene encoding nucleus accumbens-associated protein 2-like isoform X1, which translates to MTDSQQQFCLRWNNFQANITSQFEALRDDEDFVDVTFACDGRRLQAHKVVLSACSPYFKELFKTNPCKHPIIFMRDVEFEHLQSLLEFMYAGEVNISQAELPTFLRTAESLQIRGLTDSQNNQHSNEKHSKSNNIHALNKHGLISPTFDDERSKSPPASSPPPLKRLCKKSDSPKNSSPVPAVTPCATNTPRTRPLIEPQVQLDCFKDLDIVEPKVELPEYGSDEDFSPKQEVNAIPGGFLSLDGGMEVLPSYPSSYQSSGIEGALPGPSHSTGESNQEQGRKARRGRPRLGTPRGRSSPSRNEWLPLGPLDMSTTPPTLPAFRGFEESSSDGVVHLGEGIAVCEEQLRAVKWSDYRKLTRGLAAILFSPTELATCSVTGQRWSRAGTATERPVKPALDRAKVQAIISYVTSRFPSVDVSSVKQVLAYKCKENSTALKMKSIRYICERQDTDSSPRGETEDK; encoded by the exons ATGACGGATAGTCAGCAGCAATTCTGCTTGCGTTGGAACAACTTTCAGGCTAATATCACAAGCCAGTTTGAAGCATTACGGGATGATGAGGATTTTGTCGATGTTACATTTGCCTGTGATGGCAGGAGACTCCAGGCACACAAGGTCGTACTATCAGCCTGCAGTCCGTACTTCAAGGAGCTGTTCAAG ACGAATCCATGTAAACATCCAATAATATTCATGCGAGATGTTGAATTTGAACATCTTCAATCGCTCCTGGAGTTCATGTACGCTGGCGAGGTGAATATATCGCAGGCTGAGTTACCCACTTTTTTACGAACGGCGGAATCTCTGCAAATCCGAGGCTTGACGGATTCTCAGAACAACCAGCACAGCAATGAAAAG CACTCGAAAAGCAACAACATACATGCCTTGAACAAGCACGGCCTGATCTCGCCAACGTTCGACGATGAGCGCAGTAAATCCCCACCGGCCTCGAGTCCACCACCTCTGAAAAGGCTGtgtaaaaaaagtgattcaccCAAAAATTCTAGTCCAGTGCCAGCAGTAACGCCATGTGCTACCAACACACCACGCACTCGTCCTCTCATCGAGCCACAAGTACAGCTCGACTGCTTCAAAGATCTCGATATAGTTGAG CCTAAAGTGGAATTGCCAGAATATGGGAGCGATGAAGATTTCTCACCGAAACAGGAAGTTAATGCAATCCCCGGGGGCTTTCTAAGCTTAGACGGTGGAATGGAGGTGTTACCATCGTACCCATCGTCCTATCAAA GCAGTGGAATTGAGGGAGCACTACCAGGCCCATCACACAGTACCGGTGAATCAAATCAGGAGCAAG GTAGAAAAGCTCGTCGTGGCAGGCCACGACTTGGCACTCCAAGAGGTAGGTCATCACCATCCAGAAATGAGTGGCTACCGCTTGGTCCTCTAGACATGAGTACAACACCACCCACACTGCCCGCATTCCGTGGATTCGAGGAATCGTCAAGCGATGGGGTG GTGCATTTGGGCGAAGGTATAGCTGTATGTGAGGAGCAATTGAGGGCGGTGAAGTGGAGTGATTACAGAAAATTAACGAGGGGTCTTGCGGCGATACTTTTTAGTCCAACGGAATTAGCTACCTGTTCCGTCACAGGCCAACGATGGAGTCGAGCTGGTACAGCAACAGAGAGACCTGTCAAACCTGCGCTTGATCGCGCTAAAGTTCAAGCCATAATAT cCTATGTAACGTCGAGATTTCCATCCGTGGATGTCAGTAGTGTGAAGCAAGTCCTAGCATACAAGTGTAAAGAGAATTCAACTGCTCTCAAAATGAAATCCATCCGGTACATCTG CGAGAGACAGGACACAGATTCTTCACCTCGAGGCGAAACTGAGGATAAGTGA
- the LOC135160501 gene encoding protein abrupt-like isoform X2, with amino-acid sequence MTDSQQQFCLRWNNFQANITSQFEALRDDEDFVDVTFACDGRRLQAHKVVLSACSPYFKELFKTNPCKHPIIFMRDVEFEHLQSLLEFMYAGEVNISQAELPTFLRTAESLQIRGLTDSQNNQHSNEKHSKSNNIHALNKHGLISPTFDDERSKSPPASSPPPLKRLCKKSDSPKNSSPVPAVTPCATNTPRTRPLIEPQVQLDCFKDLDIVEPKVELPEYGSDEDFSPKQEVNAIPGGFLSLDGGMEVLPSYPSSYQSSGIEGALPGPSHSTGESNQEQADLRKLHSLDPRPCLVCNRMYSNLSNLRQHMRLIHNPQSVTCPICSKSFKTKLYLKRHLVSFHDVNPSDRQLQEEIYQHQLKVQVQGQSTAQHHQQVQNGVDTQQSNDSMQNAASPGSQQQNCNDDSNGGGEGKLRAYHAQIGDSAYPVEVIQINESKNFGNIVQFNASF; translated from the exons ATGACGGATAGTCAGCAGCAATTCTGCTTGCGTTGGAACAACTTTCAGGCTAATATCACAAGCCAGTTTGAAGCATTACGGGATGATGAGGATTTTGTCGATGTTACATTTGCCTGTGATGGCAGGAGACTCCAGGCACACAAGGTCGTACTATCAGCCTGCAGTCCGTACTTCAAGGAGCTGTTCAAG ACGAATCCATGTAAACATCCAATAATATTCATGCGAGATGTTGAATTTGAACATCTTCAATCGCTCCTGGAGTTCATGTACGCTGGCGAGGTGAATATATCGCAGGCTGAGTTACCCACTTTTTTACGAACGGCGGAATCTCTGCAAATCCGAGGCTTGACGGATTCTCAGAACAACCAGCACAGCAATGAAAAG CACTCGAAAAGCAACAACATACATGCCTTGAACAAGCACGGCCTGATCTCGCCAACGTTCGACGATGAGCGCAGTAAATCCCCACCGGCCTCGAGTCCACCACCTCTGAAAAGGCTGtgtaaaaaaagtgattcaccCAAAAATTCTAGTCCAGTGCCAGCAGTAACGCCATGTGCTACCAACACACCACGCACTCGTCCTCTCATCGAGCCACAAGTACAGCTCGACTGCTTCAAAGATCTCGATATAGTTGAG CCTAAAGTGGAATTGCCAGAATATGGGAGCGATGAAGATTTCTCACCGAAACAGGAAGTTAATGCAATCCCCGGGGGCTTTCTAAGCTTAGACGGTGGAATGGAGGTGTTACCATCGTACCCATCGTCCTATCAAA GCAGTGGAATTGAGGGAGCACTACCAGGCCCATCACACAGTACCGGTGAATCAAATCAGGAGCAAG CTGACCTGCGTAAACTGCACTCGCTGGACCCACGTCCCTGTCTTGTGTGCAACCGCATGTACAGTAACTTGTCAAATCTACGGCAGCACATGCGCCTCATCCACAATCCTCAGAGTGTCACATGCCCTATATGTAGCAAGTCATTCAAGACGAAGCTGTACTTAAAGCGTCATCTCGTCAGTTTCCACGATGTTAATCCATCGGATCGACAATTGCAAGAGGAAATATATCAGCATCAGCTCAAAGTACAAGTACAGGGACAATCAACGGCACAGCATCATCAACAGGTACAAAATGGTGTTGATACACAGCAGAGTAATGATTCAATGCAGAATGCAGCATCGCCTGGCTCACAACAGCAAAACTGTAATGATGATAGTAATGGCGGTGGTGAGGGAAAATTAAGAGCTTACCATGCACAAATTGGGGATAGTGCTTATCCTGTGGAGGTCATTCAGATCAATGAGTCCaagaattttggaaatattgttCAGTTTAATGCCTCTTTCTAA